The Heyndrickxia acidicola sequence GGCCGGATGGAAAGAGTTATCTTACTGGCTTTGCTTTTGAGAAAGGCTATTTAAATTATCCCGGCCTTGGCTGGTCAGTGATTGTCAGGCAGCCGTCCAGCGTAGCCTTTAAGCCGGCAGCAGATTTACAGCATTACATTATGCTTGCAGGTGCCATATTGGCGCTTATTTTTGCCGTAATCGGTTGGTTCATGGCGAGTAAAATCTCTAATCCGTTAAAAAACATCTCTCAAGCTGCGAATCGGCTTAAAAATGGAGAAAAGGTGGCAATCCCGTCGTTCAGCGGCATAAAGGATTTAGAAATCTTGTCCTTATCTCTCAGGGAGCTTGTTTCTTCCCTTGATCATACGGAAACGAGGCTCGGAAAAATGGAGGATATTGCTTACCACGATGCACTAACGGGGCTGCCAAACCGCATTTCTCTTTATTTGCAAATAGATCAGAGGATCCAGGGAATTAACCGGGAGACCGATACTCTGGACTTTTTATTCCTGGACCTGGATGGCTTTAAAGGAGTAAACGATGGGTTTGGCCACCATATGGGTGATTTGCTTTTAAAAGAGGTTGGAAACAGACTTGCCGCCTGCCTTCTCGAAGGAGAATTTGTCGCCCGGCTTGGCGGAGACGAGTTCGTTATTCTTACTTCATCCAAAAAAGAGGAAGCCAAAACAAAGGGAAGATTCATGGGCAGCAGAATCATTCATGCGATTAATACACCCTTTATGATTAATGGCGAAAGCATCAAAATAGGGTGCAGCATTGGTTGGGCATCATGGCCTGAGCATGGGGATGATCCGGACGCTGTCTTACAGCTCGCAGATAAGGCACTCTATTATTCTAAAATCGGCGGAAAAAATACGATTTCGTTCTATCCATCCTGACCAGTAAAAAAATTTATTCAAAGCTTAAAAGAATGCTTAGCAAAAAAGGCAGGCCTGCACATGGTACAGATCCGTGTGCTGCCTGCCTTTTTTTAAAAGGATAAGTATAAAATGTTTTATTAATGGTAGTCTCTGTTTAGACCCAGCGCCTATCGGCTAGCGGATTTTTTCGTCCCCTCACTAAGATAAATTAACATCTAGTTTCCTTTATCTCAGTCGAAAACTCTGAAATCCGTACGCCGATGAACGAGAAGCCTGCGCTTTTCTAATAAGGTTACGCCTGTGCGTTGTTTTTTTGTTTTTGCGCTGTTTTAACTCGTGCATTTCCCATAACAGCAACTGTTATTGCAGCGATAACGATTGGAATAAGCGCGTAGAGGAAGATATGTGTAATGGATGAAGACATCGCATTCACAATTTTATCTAATATGAAACCAGGTATTTTTGAACGTTCACTTGATTGGAACAGGTTTCTTAAACTGTTTTGATCCATATGGAATTGTCCGTTATTTTGCATTCCTGCAAAGGCATCCTTCAGCTTGCTGGTCAAAAGCTTATTTTGAATGGAGCCAAAGATCGTGACACCCAGCGTCATTCCCAATGTACGGAGAAACGCATTGGTGGAGTTGGCAATCCCGCGGAACCGCGGTTCAAGATTATGGATAGAGGCAGTTGGAAGCAGGGAAAAGGAAAATCCCATCCCATATCCCACAATAATCATGAAAAGGGTCAAAAGAATTCTTGCCGTATCAGGTGTTAAAGTGCTTAACGAGTACATTCCGATAAAATAAGCAATGACAGAGATAATCATTAAATTTCTGTAGCTTGTTTTGGTTTGGAAAATACCGCCTGAGGCACTTCCGGCAACAGATCCCAGCATCATCGGTGTTAAAATGAGGCCTGCGTTTGTTGCAGCTCCGCCATAAACGGCTTGAACAAATATAGGTATATACACGGTTAAAATAATAAAGGTGCCGCCATACAAAAAGGCAAGAATCTGCGATGAGGCAAATAGCCGGCGTTTAAAGAGCCACA is a genomic window containing:
- a CDS encoding sensor domain-containing diguanylate cyclase, with product MSVKLQTITSVMIAALIILLSAFLSTIISQKAVQILKGNVGDSLAEVSYEMSDKLDSFMWSRFGEINVLSQLNAFKEPNSKAEGQRLLNQLHQSIPSFSWVGVTNSKGVVQAATNGILVGKSISSRPVFMKALKKPYIGDVHNAVLLAKLLPNPTGVPLQFVDISTPIKGRDGQFTGVLAAHLSWSWAKEIKQTVLDSLKKKKEDADILIISSKDDTVLLGPMDLVGKPLHLKSVQMAKKRTNSWLVEKWPDGKSYLTGFAFEKGYLNYPGLGWSVIVRQPSSVAFKPAADLQHYIMLAGAILALIFAVIGWFMASKISNPLKNISQAANRLKNGEKVAIPSFSGIKDLEILSLSLRELVSSLDHTETRLGKMEDIAYHDALTGLPNRISLYLQIDQRIQGINRETDTLDFLFLDLDGFKGVNDGFGHHMGDLLLKEVGNRLAACLLEGEFVARLGGDEFVILTSSKKEEAKTKGRFMGSRIIHAINTPFMINGESIKIGCSIGWASWPEHGDDPDAVLQLADKALYYSKIGGKNTISFYPS